One window from the genome of Lepisosteus oculatus isolate fLepOcu1 chromosome 25, fLepOcu1.hap2, whole genome shotgun sequence encodes:
- the LOC107075491 gene encoding claudin-16-like, which translates to MWTCDSPLSFLGDLPVEMVVTRAVVVITCTVCILAIPGLICGMRCTKLISDIQNQKVKLILSSGILFLFGGVSGAVGLLWYGADTLIKYRQEVKFGIPGVTYELGFSYWLAAGAVACIVTSAVTLLTQHCMAQRKADFRSGPTVLPLSHWSHLKYPGHRTENGQTYI; encoded by the exons ATGTGGACCTGTGACAGTCCCCTCTCGTTCCTGGGAGACCTGCCTG TGGAAATGGTTGTAACAAGGGCTGTGGTTGTAATAACCTGTACAGTCTGTATCTTGGCTATCCCGGGACTCATTTGTGGAATGAGGTGTACAAAGCTCATCAGTGACATCCAAAATCAGAAAGTCAAACTAATCCTGAGCTCCGGCATTCTCTTCCTCTTTGGAG GTGTATCTGGTGCTGTTGGACTTCTCTGGTATGGTGCTGACACCTTGATCAAATACAGACAAGAG GTTAAATTTGGAATTCCTGGGGTGACTTATGAGCTGGGCTTTTCCTACTGGCTGGCAGCAGGGGCAGTGGCCTGTATAGTGACTAGTGCAGTAACACTTCTGACACAGCACTGCATGGCTCAGAGGAAGGCAGACTTCAGGTCTGGACCCACGGTACTGCCTCTAAGCCATTGGAGTCATTTGAAATACCCAGGACACAGAACTGAAAATGGTCAAACATACATATAA